The Acropora palmata chromosome 10, jaAcrPala1.3, whole genome shotgun sequence genome contains a region encoding:
- the LOC141895201 gene encoding F-box only protein 21-like isoform X1 — translation MADEASEKTLDITLLVLADELIDMVLSYSFIDHRDLCCCAKVCKRLNVIATGNELWKKKALSRWNVWKTIPNENWMIVFRHRLSMENKVRLALQATALKHHNKIEVCKKDLDGFVRLKNEEPSLCCYVEDALCEILQEDVCKANLTHRYYAKKVQSHLKIHQLKSEWETYLALPDGQKQLEKGAMLIVRWILNEDDIDEQVTFSELDNIAQMVQERLCGYDSSIRIAVRSAMEERIPRTDAANPVVTHPAACLRLLNSLKHVLYQQLHFKGNVDEYYKKENSLLHEVLKNRYGNPITLSILFIAVAKRLGVSLEPVNFPSHFLVRWKANQDPEAADSTAFKYIDCFNGGRFLSEEQCLEMLYMGNLGFNSYGFFEKATPRQVFIRMVANIINSYRTSEQQDNSRLLGLHSALNLALFLDPKDEENRFLLVRIQVHLEIDLEEAIKSCQELLNSGTSIDREVVESMLERATLKKAKEGLEDNTQKLRSDPRNSEVRFKVGMVMRHKLYNYGCVIFGWDPVCKMDELWIQQMGVDNLTGGRNQPFYNVLGDDCTQRYAAQVNLREDANQPFNPHPQIGKFFKHFSGTWYTPNESLQQHYPEDVEDADG, via the exons ATGGCGGACGAGGCATCGGAGAAAACATTGGATATAACTTTGCTTGTGTTAGCTGACGAGCTGATCGACATGGTGCTTTCCTATTCCTTCATTGATCACAGGGATCTATGCTGTTGTGCTAAAGTTTGTAAAAGATTAAATGTTATCGCAACTGGAAACGAATTGTGGAAAAAGAAGGCACTTTCAAG GTGGAACGTTTGGAAGACAATTCCAAATGAAAACTGGATGATTGTTTTCAGACATAGATTGAGTATGGAGAACAAAGTAAGGCTTGCCCTGCAGGCCACAGCTTTAAAACATCACAATAAGATTGAAGTGTGCAAGAAAGACCTTGATGGTTTTGTGCGTTTGAAAAACGAAGAACCTTCTCTTTGTTGCTATGTGGAGGATGCATTGTGTGAAATTTTACAGGAAGATGTGTG cAAGGCAAATCTGACCCACAGATATTATGCAAAAAAGGTGCAATCACACCTGAAAATCCACCAACTCAAGTCTGAGTGGGAGACATATCTTGCATTACCTGATGGCCAAAAACAGCTTGAAAAAG GTGCCATGTTGATTGTTAGATGGATTCTAAATGAGGATGACATAGATGAGCAAGTCACATTTTCTGAACTTGACAACATTGCGCAAATGGTGCAAGAGAGACTGTGTGGATATGACAGTAGCATTAGGATTGCAGTGCGAAGCGCAATGGAAGAGAGGATTCCAAGAACTGATGCAGCTAATCCAGTTGTTACTCATCCTGCAGCTTGCCTGAGATTACTGAATTCCCTGAAGCATGTTTTATATCAACAGTTACATTTTAAAGGAAATGTGGATGAGtattataaaaaagaaaactcactTCTTCATGAG gtGTTAAAGAATCGTTATGGTAACCCCATTACTCTGTCAATCTTGTTTATTGCTGTTGCCAAAAGACTTGGAGTCAGCCTTGAACCT GTGAATTTTCCCAGCCATTTTCTGGTGCGATGGAAGGCTAACCAGGATCCAGA ggCAGCTGATTCAACTGCATTCAAGTACATTGACTGCTTTAATGGAGGAAGATTTCTGTCAGAGGAACAATGTCTGGAGATGCTTTACATGGGAAATCTAGGTTTTAACAGTTACGggttttttgaaaaagctaCACCAAGACAG gTATTCATTCGCATGGTGGCCAATATCATTAACAGCTACAGGACATCAGAGCAGCAAGATAACAG CAGGTTATTAGGACTGCATTCTGCCCTGAATCTTGCACTGTTCCTTGACCCTAAAGATGAGGAAAATCGATTTCTTCTTGTACGAATACAAGTTCACCTGGAGATAGATTTAGAGGAG GCAATTAAAAGTTGTCAGGAGTTACTGAACAGTGGTACTTCAATTGATCGAGAAGTTGTTGAGAGCATGCTGGAACGGGCCACTTTGAAGAAAGCTAAGGAGGGTCTTGAGGATAACACTCAA AAACTTAGATCTGATCCAAGAAATTCTGAAGTGAGATTTAAAGTTGGAATGGTTATGAGGCATAAGTT GTACAATTATGGATGTGTTATCTTTGGTTGGGATCCAGTATGTAAAATGGATGAGTTATGGATTCAACAGATGGGTGTTGATAATTTAACTGGTGGCAGGAATCAACCATTTTATAATGTTCTTGGAGATGACTGCACACAAAGATATGCAGCACAAG ttaatttAAGAGAAGATGCCAACCAGCCATTCAACCCACATCCACAAATAGGAAAATTCTTTAAACATTTTAGTGGCACATGGTACACACCAAATGAGAGTCTACAGCAACACTACCCTGAGGATGTGGAAGATGCAGATGGATGA
- the LOC141895201 gene encoding F-box only protein 21-like isoform X2, whose protein sequence is MADEASEKTLDITLLVLADELIDMVLSYSFIDHRDLCCCAKVCKRLNVIATGNELWKKKALSRWNVWKTIPNENWMIVFRHRLSMENKVRLALQATALKHHNKIEVCKKDLDGFVRLKNEEPSLCCYVEDALCEILQEDVCKANLTHRYYAKKVQSHLKIHQLKSEWETYLALPDGQKQLEKGAMLIVRWILNEDDIDEQVTFSELDNIAQMVQERLCGYDSSIRIAVRSAMEERIPRTDAANPVVTHPAACLRLLNSLKHVLYQQLHFKGNVDEYYKKENSLLHEVLKNRYGNPITLSILFIAVAKRLGVSLEPVNFPSHFLVRWKANQDPEAADSTAFKYIDCFNGGRFLSEEQCLEMLYMGNLGFNSYGFFEKATPRQVFIRMVANIINSYRTSEQQDNRLLGLHSALNLALFLDPKDEENRFLLVRIQVHLEIDLEEAIKSCQELLNSGTSIDREVVESMLERATLKKAKEGLEDNTQKLRSDPRNSEVRFKVGMVMRHKLYNYGCVIFGWDPVCKMDELWIQQMGVDNLTGGRNQPFYNVLGDDCTQRYAAQVNLREDANQPFNPHPQIGKFFKHFSGTWYTPNESLQQHYPEDVEDADG, encoded by the exons ATGGCGGACGAGGCATCGGAGAAAACATTGGATATAACTTTGCTTGTGTTAGCTGACGAGCTGATCGACATGGTGCTTTCCTATTCCTTCATTGATCACAGGGATCTATGCTGTTGTGCTAAAGTTTGTAAAAGATTAAATGTTATCGCAACTGGAAACGAATTGTGGAAAAAGAAGGCACTTTCAAG GTGGAACGTTTGGAAGACAATTCCAAATGAAAACTGGATGATTGTTTTCAGACATAGATTGAGTATGGAGAACAAAGTAAGGCTTGCCCTGCAGGCCACAGCTTTAAAACATCACAATAAGATTGAAGTGTGCAAGAAAGACCTTGATGGTTTTGTGCGTTTGAAAAACGAAGAACCTTCTCTTTGTTGCTATGTGGAGGATGCATTGTGTGAAATTTTACAGGAAGATGTGTG cAAGGCAAATCTGACCCACAGATATTATGCAAAAAAGGTGCAATCACACCTGAAAATCCACCAACTCAAGTCTGAGTGGGAGACATATCTTGCATTACCTGATGGCCAAAAACAGCTTGAAAAAG GTGCCATGTTGATTGTTAGATGGATTCTAAATGAGGATGACATAGATGAGCAAGTCACATTTTCTGAACTTGACAACATTGCGCAAATGGTGCAAGAGAGACTGTGTGGATATGACAGTAGCATTAGGATTGCAGTGCGAAGCGCAATGGAAGAGAGGATTCCAAGAACTGATGCAGCTAATCCAGTTGTTACTCATCCTGCAGCTTGCCTGAGATTACTGAATTCCCTGAAGCATGTTTTATATCAACAGTTACATTTTAAAGGAAATGTGGATGAGtattataaaaaagaaaactcactTCTTCATGAG gtGTTAAAGAATCGTTATGGTAACCCCATTACTCTGTCAATCTTGTTTATTGCTGTTGCCAAAAGACTTGGAGTCAGCCTTGAACCT GTGAATTTTCCCAGCCATTTTCTGGTGCGATGGAAGGCTAACCAGGATCCAGA ggCAGCTGATTCAACTGCATTCAAGTACATTGACTGCTTTAATGGAGGAAGATTTCTGTCAGAGGAACAATGTCTGGAGATGCTTTACATGGGAAATCTAGGTTTTAACAGTTACGggttttttgaaaaagctaCACCAAGACAG gTATTCATTCGCATGGTGGCCAATATCATTAACAGCTACAGGACATCAGAGCAGCAAGATAACAG GTTATTAGGACTGCATTCTGCCCTGAATCTTGCACTGTTCCTTGACCCTAAAGATGAGGAAAATCGATTTCTTCTTGTACGAATACAAGTTCACCTGGAGATAGATTTAGAGGAG GCAATTAAAAGTTGTCAGGAGTTACTGAACAGTGGTACTTCAATTGATCGAGAAGTTGTTGAGAGCATGCTGGAACGGGCCACTTTGAAGAAAGCTAAGGAGGGTCTTGAGGATAACACTCAA AAACTTAGATCTGATCCAAGAAATTCTGAAGTGAGATTTAAAGTTGGAATGGTTATGAGGCATAAGTT GTACAATTATGGATGTGTTATCTTTGGTTGGGATCCAGTATGTAAAATGGATGAGTTATGGATTCAACAGATGGGTGTTGATAATTTAACTGGTGGCAGGAATCAACCATTTTATAATGTTCTTGGAGATGACTGCACACAAAGATATGCAGCACAAG ttaatttAAGAGAAGATGCCAACCAGCCATTCAACCCACATCCACAAATAGGAAAATTCTTTAAACATTTTAGTGGCACATGGTACACACCAAATGAGAGTCTACAGCAACACTACCCTGAGGATGTGGAAGATGCAGATGGATGA
- the LOC141895214 gene encoding 3-mercaptopyruvate sulfurtransferase-like isoform X2: MTVSTLVKAQTLRQLMHQTAKHLRILDASWHLPKEDRDARREYLAHRIPGANFFDITECVDKSSPYDYMLPNTDDFSNYVSSLGINNHSHVVVYDNNNSGLFSSPRVWWMFRAFGHKEVSILDGGFPKWLAEGFPIESGPENKEKIEERTVFNASLNTGMFCNFDFVKANLPQQHCHVADARSSERFYASDPEPRPNFPSGHIPSSKSVPYSQCLDPETKLMKTPEELRKVFEDAGIC; the protein is encoded by the exons ATGACTGTCTCGACTCTCGTCAAGGCCCAGACGCTCCGTCAATTGATGCATCAAACCGCAAAACATCTCCGAATTTTGGATGCGTCGTGGCACCTTCCGAAGGAAGATCGAGACGCAAGGCGAGAATATTTAGCTCATCGGATCCCTGGAGCGAACTTTTTTGACATTACTGAGTGTGTTGATAAGTCCTCCCCTTACGATTACATGCTACCAAACACAGACGACTTTTCAAACTACGTGTCAAGCCTGGGAATCAATAATCACAGTCATGTTGTTGTGTACGATAACAATAACTCTGGTCTGTTTTCATCCCCTCGGGTATGGTGGATGTTTCGTGCATTCGGTCACAAAGAGGTGTCAATTTTGGATGGAGGGTTTCCGAAATGGTTAGCTGAAGGTTTTCCGATCGAATCGGGTCCAgagaacaaagagaaaattgaag AAAGGACAGTGTTCAATGCTTCTTTGAACACAGGAATGTTTTGCAACTTTGACTTTGTAAAAGCGAATTTACCTCAACAACACTGTCATGTTGCGGATGCTCGATCTTCAGAAAGATTTTATGCCTCTGATCCAGAGCCACGCCCAAACTTCCCATCTGGTCACATTCCAAGCTCGAAAAGTGTACCTTACTCACAATGTTTGGATCCAGAAACCAAGCTCATGAAAACTCCAGAAGAGTTAAGGAAAGTTTTTGAAGATGCAG gAATCTGCTAG
- the LOC141895214 gene encoding 3-mercaptopyruvate sulfurtransferase-like isoform X1 gives MTVSTLVKAQTLRQLMHQTAKHLRILDASWHLPKEDRDARREYLAHRIPGANFFDITECVDKSSPYDYMLPNTDDFSNYVSSLGINNHSHVVVYDNNNSGLFSSPRVWWMFRAFGHKEVSILDGGFPKWLAEGFPIESGPENKEKIEERTVFNASLNTGMFCNFDFVKANLPQQHCHVADARSSERFYASDPEPRPNFPSGHIPSSKSVPYSQCLDPETKLMKTPEELRKVFEDAGIDLNKPLITTCGSGITACVVALASHLCGKSDTMVYDGSWVEWAQRASPNMIEKN, from the exons ATGACTGTCTCGACTCTCGTCAAGGCCCAGACGCTCCGTCAATTGATGCATCAAACCGCAAAACATCTCCGAATTTTGGATGCGTCGTGGCACCTTCCGAAGGAAGATCGAGACGCAAGGCGAGAATATTTAGCTCATCGGATCCCTGGAGCGAACTTTTTTGACATTACTGAGTGTGTTGATAAGTCCTCCCCTTACGATTACATGCTACCAAACACAGACGACTTTTCAAACTACGTGTCAAGCCTGGGAATCAATAATCACAGTCATGTTGTTGTGTACGATAACAATAACTCTGGTCTGTTTTCATCCCCTCGGGTATGGTGGATGTTTCGTGCATTCGGTCACAAAGAGGTGTCAATTTTGGATGGAGGGTTTCCGAAATGGTTAGCTGAAGGTTTTCCGATCGAATCGGGTCCAgagaacaaagagaaaattgaag AAAGGACAGTGTTCAATGCTTCTTTGAACACAGGAATGTTTTGCAACTTTGACTTTGTAAAAGCGAATTTACCTCAACAACACTGTCATGTTGCGGATGCTCGATCTTCAGAAAGATTTTATGCCTCTGATCCAGAGCCACGCCCAAACTTCCCATCTGGTCACATTCCAAGCTCGAAAAGTGTACCTTACTCACAATGTTTGGATCCAGAAACCAAGCTCATGAAAACTCCAGAAGAGTTAAGGAAAGTTTTTGAAGATGCAGGTATTGATCTCAATAAGCCTCTTATTACTACCTGTGGGTCAGGGATTACTGCATGTGTTGTTGCATTGGCTTCGCATCTTTGTGGAAAGTCAGACACCATGGTTTATGATGGCTCCTGGGTTGAATGGGCACAGCGGGCATCTCCCAATATGATCGAAAAGAATTAA
- the LOC141895218 gene encoding rab-like protein 3, which produces MAALEKVKILVVGDSGVGKTSLVHHICHNESISNPGWTIGCTVEVKLYDYKEGTPGMKSFFLEFWDVGGSASHQNCRSIFYNGVNGLILVHDLTNKKSFTNLRHWLTEVLGSGKDAGNVLNSKLSKSSSNTNKGGWLEFTIDIGDDFDREQFAGNQIPVIIIGTKLDQAGTARILSSSRGLNLAEEIGADMINLNCTDTKQLKPGTLNDKKLCAFFDKVIERRFYSRELPQFQTQAVLADSSKFYDRSKRKMV; this is translated from the coding sequence ATGGCTGCCttagaaaaagtgaaaatattaGTTGTCGGTGATTCCGGGGTGGGAAAGACTTCATTAGTTCATCACATTTGTCACAACGAAAGCATTTCAAACCCAGGATGGACAATAGGTTGTACTGTGGAGGTAAAACTGTATGATTACAAAGAGGGTACGCCTGGcatgaaaagtttctttcTGGAGTTTTGGGATGTTGGTGGCTCAGCCAGTCATCAAAACTGTCGCTCTATATTCTACAATGGCGTCAATGGATTGATCCTTGTCCACGATTTAACCAATAAGAAATCATTTACAAATCTCAGACACTGGTTAACGGAAGTTCTTGGCTCAGGGAAGGATGCAGGCAatgttttgaattcaaagCTGTCGAAATCTTCCTCTAATACAAACAAAGGTGGttggttagagttcaccattgaCATTGGGGATGATTTTGATCGTGAGCAGTTTGCAGGAAACCAGATTCCTGTTATTATCATTGGAACTAAACTAGATCAAGCAGGAACTGCAAGGATTCTTTCATCATCTAGAGGATTGAATCTTGCTGAAGAAATAGGAGCTGATATGATTAATCTTAACTGCACAGACACAAAACAGTTGAAGCCAGGAACTCTTAATGACAAGAAATTATGTGCTTTTTTTGATAAAGTTATAGAAAGGAGGTTCTACTCTCGTGAATTGCCACAGTTTCAAACCCAGGCTGTTTTGGCAGACTCATCAAAGTTTTATGATCGCTCAAAACGTAAAATGGTTTGA
- the LOC141895219 gene encoding uncharacterized protein LOC141895219, giving the protein MNEAKNEFLRIGGDAEFQGRSSSIFSCLDQLEPSLHQDEVDFKQTRPRAPMQVPDHVLHPNKWTKYSLENEGTDERSGTSGDALNKHVALSFMEEMRKRKDNSSNITAESDSDIVMSEKHIFSKYITKHKLKEEVSPKSQIVEGENVMAENVIGKSPPKKTKASDKGKPGELLSTSQEIPVCLDHLDESGTTDAKLDGPNALSGSHNEQQQDKEKFAKRKVKSRRGLRSQKSSKEDE; this is encoded by the coding sequence ATGAACGAGGCAAAGAACGAATTTCTACGTATTGGAGGAGATGCCGAATTCCAAGGTCGCAGTAGTTCTATTTTTAGCTGTTTAGATCAACTTGAACCTTCTTTACACCAGGATGAAGTTGATTTTAAACAGACTCGGCCTCGAGCGCCGATGCAAGTTCCGGATCATGTCCTGCACCCAAACAAGTGGACCAAGTATAGTTTGGAAAACGAAGGCACTGATGAAAGAAGTGGCACGTCTGGTGATGCGTTAAACAAACATGTCGCTCTCTCGTTCATGGAAGAGATGCGTAAAAGGAAAGATAATTCAAGCAACATCACAGCAGAATCTGATTCAGATATAGTTATGTCAGAAAAACATATCTTCTCAAAATATATCACCAAGCATAAATTGAAGGAGGAGGTTTCTCCAAAATCACAGATTGTGGAAGGCGAAAATGTTATGGCGGAGAATGTGATTGGTAAATCACCACCAAAAAAGACCAAGGCATCAGACAAGGGGAAACCAGGTGAATTACTGTCTACATCACAAGAGATTCCTGTCTGTCTGGACCACTTAGACGAGTCAGGAACAACAGATGCTAAGCTGGATGGCCCAAATGCTTTGTCTGGGTCTCATAATGAACAGCAGCAAGATAAGGAAAAGTTTGCCAAAAGGAAAGTTAAGTCACGCCGTGGACTGCGTTCACAGAAATCATCCAAAGAGGATGAATGA